One part of the Anopheles coustani chromosome 2, idAnoCousDA_361_x.2, whole genome shotgun sequence genome encodes these proteins:
- the LOC131262667 gene encoding uncharacterized protein LOC131262667 translates to MSPRVVLSVGWFVFLTGAVVLLQFTSETAAQCTIEVTEDEMRPLLGNPSPSWKCNELWNNVLLQFYYTRKNLTACETREETATTPEPSFAFCQLMLDKARADLEGDLRMHEREMQTRVQVAQLDIRHQQNEKQAMEGEVRKLNGEWRPLHLELLLTNIGMGYVRQALKYYHLYLEGHPPDTLYRTIIEWVYRDARRQDQRLDNLFTFVRHLPAKSSKLTMYRLIKPEILKRQDQREGYLAAVAGLDAGRVVFEDDNQNEYHLYTDLYEPVEKRWKSQVLAGNYDEVIAFANSHPMQFGEVETSFSTFKPEDWKKLNLNQFITFPNQLPLAKQRLEALLMILLQLKERNANNFKDYLIKLAKEVEICEQLVKKSKDSDTVQKKLSEVKGKFAEIDGNNDYEYYLIESKKGQSKSG, encoded by the coding sequence ATGAGCCCCCGAGTGGTTCTCTCCGTCGGTTGGTTCGTTTTCTTGACGGGAGCGGTGGTCTTGCTCCAATTCACAAGCGAAACGGCTGCACAATGTACGATCGAAGTCACCGAGGACGAGATGCGACCGTTGCTTGGCAATCCATCACCCAGCTGGAAGTGTAACGAGCTGTGGAACAACGTGCTGCTGCAGTTCTACTACACCCGGAAGAACCTAACGGCGTGTGAAACGCGCGAAGAGACGGCCACCACGCCAGAACCATCGTTCGCCTTCTGCCAGCTGATGCTGGACAAGGCACGGGCCGATCTGGAGGGCGACCTTCGGATGCACGAGCGTGAAATGCAGACGCGCGTGCAGGTAGCGCAACTCGACATTCGACATCAACAGAACGAAAAGCAGGCCATGGAAGGGGAAGTGCGCAAGCTGAACGGGGAATGGCGTCCGCTTCATCTCGAGCTGCTGCTGACCAACATCGGCATGGGTTATGTCAGGCAGGCGCTCAAGTACTACCATCTGTACCTGGAGGGACATCCACCGGACACGCTGTACCGCACGATCATCGAATGGGTGTACCGAGATGCCAGGCGCCAGGACCAACGGTTGGACAATCTGTTTACCTTCGTGCGCCACCTGCCGGCCAAGTCGTCTAAGCTCACCATGTACCGGCTTATCAAGCCCGAGATACTGAAGCGCCAGGACCAGCGGGAGGGTTATCTGGCGGCCGTGGCCGGCTTGGATGCGGGCCGTGTCGTGTTTGAAGACGACAACCAAAATGAGTATCATCTCTACACGGACCTGTACGAGCCCGTGGAGAAGCGCTGGAAGAGCCAAGTTCTGGCGGGAAATTACGACGAAGTGATTGCCTTTGCCAACTCCCATCCGATGCAGTTTGGCGAGGTGGAAACCAGCTTCTCTACCTTCAAGCCGGAGGACTGGAAAAAGCTTAACCTGAACCAGTTCATAACCTTTCCGAACCAGTTGCCACTAGCGAAGCAGCGGCTGGAGGCGCTGCTGATGATTCTACTCCAGCTGAAGGAACGAAACGCGAACAACTTCAAAGACTACCTGATAAAGCTGGCCAAAGAGGTGGAAATCTGCGAGCAGCTGGTCAAGAAGAGCAAAGATAGCGACACCGTTCAGAAGAAGCTGTCGGAGGTTAAGGGCAAGTTTGCGGAGATCGATGGCAACAACGACTATGAGTACTATCTGATTGAGTCGAAGAAAGGTCAGAGCAAATCGGGCTAA